The genomic DNA CAGCCTGACGCTCGATAGACATGTTTTTATGAATAAAGCCGATGCCACCTTCCTGTGCCAGGGCGATAGCCAGGCGCGCTTCAGTCACGGTGTCCATTGCCGCAGAGAGCATAGGAATGTTCAGGCGAATCGTTTTCGTCAACTGCGTGCTGAGATCGGCAGTATTCGGCAGAACGGTGGAATGAGCGGGAACGAGGAGGACGTCGTCAAACGTCAGTGCTTCTTTAGCGATACGTAGCATGGGCAATATCTCTGACCTGGTGGGTGGTTAAATATTGCCGTGGCATTATACAGAGCGTAACCGATTGCATCCACACTTTTTTATAAAAAAACCTTGCACTCCCCTCTCAGCAGGTTACTATCGACTGAATAACTTGCTGATTTAGAATTTGATCCCGCTCACATGTTATCCACTCAATCCCCCTCAATTTTTACTGTCAGCCGCCTTAATCAGACGGTTCGTTTGCTGCTTGAGCAGGAAATGGGGCAGGTCTGGATCAGCGGTGAAATCTCTAACTTCACGCAGCCTTCATCTGGTCACTGGTACTTCACGTTAAAAGACGACACCGCTCAGGTGCGCTGTGCAATGTTCCGCAACAGCAACCGCCGCGTGACGTTTCGCCCTCAGCATGGTCAGCAGGTTCTGGTTCGTGCCAATATCACCCTGTATGAGCCGCGCGGCGATTACCAAATCATCGTCGAAAGTATGCAGCCTGCGGGCGAAGGTGTGTTGCAGCAGAAGTACGAGCAGCTAAAAGACAAACTCTCGCAAGAGGGTCTGTTCGATCAGCAGTTCAAAAAACCGCTCCCTTCACCTGCCCACTGCGTTGGGGTGATTACGTCAAAAACCGGGGCGGCACTGCACGACATACTTCATGTCCTCAAACGCCGCGACCCGTCCCTGCCCGTTATCATCTACCCGACCGCTGTTCAGGGTGATGACGCACCGGGTCAGATTGTCCGCGCCATTGAACTTGCAAACGCACGTCAGGAATGCGACGTGCTGATTGTCGGGCGTGGCGGCGGTTCGCTGGAAGACCTGTGGAGCTTTAACGACGAACGCGTGGCACGGGCCATTTTCGCAAGCCAGATCCCGGTCGTCAGCGCCGTCGGCCACGAAACGGACGTGACGATAGCTGATTTTGTGGCGGATTTACGCGCGCCAACGCCCTCCGCAGCCGCGGAAGTGGTGAGCCGCAATCAGCTGGAGCTGCTGCGTCAGCTGCAGAATGGTCGGCAACGTCTGGAAATGGCGATGGACTATTTCCTGGCCAACCGGTCGCGCCGGTTTACCCAGCTTCATCATCGCCTGCAACAGCAGCACCCGCAATTGCGGCTGGCCCGTCAGCAAACCGTGCTGGAGCGTCTGCGTCAGCGAATGAACGTCGCACTGGATATTCAGCTCAAGCGCGCGGTCTCGCGCCAGCAGCGTATTACTCAGCGCCTGAACCAGCAGAACCCACAGCCAAAGATTTATCGCGCGCAAACGCGTATCCAACAGCTTGAGTATCGACTGGCAGACACTATCCGCGCACGTCTTAGCACCACACGTGAACGCTTTGGCAACGCCGTGACCCACCTCGAGGCGGTCAGCCCGCTCTCGACGCTGGCACGAGGCTATAGCGTAACGACCGCCACCGACGGTAAAGTGCTGAAGCAAACGAAGCAGGTGAAAGCCGGAGATGTTCTCACCACCCGTCTGTCAGACGGCTGGGTGGAGAGCGAAGTGAAAGAGATTAAACCGGTGAAAAAAACGCGCCAGCGAAAAACCGGATAATTCTTCGTCGGTTACAAACTATACTGCTGCTATTCCCTTTTATCTGGCCTTGCCCGAACTAAGGAGAGCAGCATGTCTTATCTTCACAGCGTCATTCCCCCCTATATTCTTCGTCGCATTATCGAAAGTGGCTCTGAGCCGCAGCAGCGCTGCGCCCGTCAGACATTAACGCATGTGCAAACGCTCATGGCGCATATGCCGGGCAAACCCGCCGCGCCGCACGTCAATAAAGCCGGTCAACTGGAGCGTGATATTTACGATGCCAGACAGACGCAGGAGCTGCCGGGTACCCAGGTGCGTTATGAGGGCCAGCCGTCAAATGGCGATGTGGCCGTTGATGAAGCCTACAATTATTTGGGGGTCACCCATGATTTCTTCTGGAAAATGTATCAGCGCGATTCGCTTGATAATAAAGGCCTGATCCTGACCGGTACCGTGCACTATGGCCGGGAATATCAGAACGCCTTCTGGAATGGTCAGCAGATGGTCTTTGGTGATGGCGACGGCGAAATATTTAACCGCTTTACTATTGCCATTGACGTCGTGGCCCACGAGCTAAGCCACGGTGTCACCGAGACCGAAGCCGGGCTTATCTATTTTGAGCAGTCTGGCGCGCTAAATGAATCATTGTCAGATGTATTTGGCTCGCTGGTCAAACAGTACCACCTCAAACAGACCGCCGATGAAGCCGACTGGCTGATTGGTGAGGGGCTGCTGGCAGACGGTATTAACGGCAAAGGGCTGCGCTCCATGTCAGCGCCCGGCACCGCCTATGACGATCCTCTGCTCGGTAAAGACCCGCAGCCTGGGCACATGAAAGACTTTATCAAAACGCGCGAAGACAACGGCGGCGTACACCTGAATTCAGGTATTCCCAACCGGGCGTTTTATCTGGCCGCGAAGGCGATTGGGGGTCATGCCTGGGAAAAAGCGGGATATGCCTGGTACGACACAGTTTGCGACCGTCACCTGGCGCAAGATGCCGATTTTGAGGCCTTCGCAAAACTGACGGTTGCCCACGGCGAGAAACGGTCCGGTGGCGACGTGGCGGCTGCGATAAAACAAGCCTGGGAACAGGTGGGAGTGCTGTAAATGCAGGTTCCGGAACTCACAGATGACGCCGTCGTTGAGCTGGCCCGGGAAGGCGGCGTCGCTTTTATTCCTAAGCTAAGCGGCCAACGCACCATTACGCTTTCGTCACTCAACGAGGCCCAGCGTCAGCGCGTGGTAAACATCCTGGAGCAGGCATTTCCACGCGGCCAGCCGCCGGGTGAACCCACCTCGCCAGGGAGTGGCGATCAGCGTTATTTTCGCATCCAGATAATCTGGACTCAGCACAATCAGGCCCAGTACACCGATATGATTGTGCTGGTGCCTGAGCAGGAAGCCCCTGAGTCGCTGGTCGAGCTGTGGCAGAAAGGCGAAGGCTGCGTGTGTGATTAAGCCTCAGCCGGGACAAACTCCACGCGCTTTTTCGAAATCAGGCCGTGGCCGTTCTGGCAGAAATAATCCACCGCACCGCAGGCTTTTAAGACCTGGAGTGGCTGATGACACTCCGGGCAGCGGGCTTCGAGCGCGATATCCTTATCGCAGTGCTCACAGTGGGCGACGCCATTTTGCACTTCAAGCTCTGCGTGGCAATCCGGGCAGGTAATCGACATGATGACTCCTTTGCTGGGCATTCTGTAATACGTTGATATTAACACGCAGCACTCAGTGCGGGCCACGCAGCTGTTGCTGTAAGGTCAGCAGCAGTTCTACTTCCGCCATTCGACGGCGTGTCGTCCGGCTCACTTCTTCCGGGTCACATTCGAACAGACTTTTCTGCCCCAGAATGCGCTCTGCCAGGCAGTGCGTATAAATCGTGCCTGGAATATGCCAGCGCTGAACCCGATCGCCGTCCGTCAGCACGAGCACATCTTCTGCTCCGTGACGATCGTGGCTTATGACGCGCCCGTCATGCAGATACAGCCGTAACCCTTTTTGCCCGCCTGACGGTCCCGCATATTTGTTGAGCCAAATCTCCACCGGAATGCCACTAAGCTGCCCGCGAAGATGAGCGCTGCCCTCTGCCGTGGTGAGATCGCCCTGTTTGATCTCACGCCCAAGCCGGTCAGTAGCGGCCACCACCTGCAGCGTCATATCATCCCCGCCCCCCAGATAACGCACCGTTTCACGCAGCATCGCCAGCACATGCGTGCCGATGTCCAGGATAACGCCGTCAGGATGGCGAAGCGTGCGGGTGTCCACTTCACCCGTCGCGAAGTTAAGCGCGACAGGTTCTCCTTTTGCGTTAAACCCGCTCGGTTCCTGCAAAAAACCGTCAATTCTGGCGATATCAGCAAAAGTCCCGATCAGCCCAAGCTGAACCGTTGCGAGGCGCGCCATCCAGTGGTCAAGTGCGAGCACACGGGACGCCGCACCGGGCAACGCCAGCAGTCTGTTCAGTTTTTCGAGCTGCGAGAGCGTGGCGACGATGGGTTTTTCAACCACGATCCGCGCCACAGGAGACGCCAGGGCGTACTCCAGCACCTCAAGATGCTGCAGAGAAACCGTGGTAATAAACAGGGTATCAAGAGGATGCGAGAGAAGTTCGGTGAGAGAGGCGCAGCGCGTTACGCCTTCAGGGTGCCTGCCAGGCTGAACATCAAAACCCAGGCAGTGCAGTGAATCGCCATACAGATTGTGTAGTGCGGGTAAATAAGCGGTTTCCACCACCGCGCCAAGCCCAACAAACCCTAACAGCATCTTCTACCTCGTCGAGTAAATTACCGGGGCAAACGCCTGCCCCGGTATCGACGAGCGAGGCGTTATCAGGCGTTAGCGGCCGGTTTAGTCTGCGCATTTTCCAGCATGCGACGTACCGGAACAATGAGGACGATCAGCACCGCGGCACAAATCAGCAGCGCGATGGAGCAACGTGCGAAGAGATCCGGCAGCATATCTAGCTGGTCGGCCTTCACGTGACCGCCAATCAGACCTGCCGCCAGGTTGCCCAGCGCACTTGCGCAGAACCACAGGCCCATCATCTGCCCACGCATTCTTTCCGGTGCCAGCAGCGTCATGGTCGCCAGACCAATCGGGCTCAGGCACAGTTCCCCCAGCGTCAGCATCAAAATGCTCCCCACCAGCCAGAATGGCGACACGCCCGCGCCACCGTTATTCAGTACGTTCTGCGCAGCCAGCATCATCAGACCAAAGCCTGCGGCGGCACACAAAATACCAATAACAAACTTGGTGATACTGCTCGGACGAATGTTCATGCTGGCAAGTTTCGGCCAGGCCCAGCTGAATACCGGTGCCAGCAGGATGATGAACAGGGCGTTAATCGACTGGAACCATACCGCCGGGATTTCGAAACCACCGATCATGCGGTTAGTGTAGTCGTTGGCAAAGAGGTTGAATGACGTTGGCTTCTGCTCGAAGGCGGACCAGAAGAACGCAGCGGAGACCAGCAGAATAAAACAGACCAGAAGTCTGGCACGCTCTTTACGATTCAGGCCCGCAAAAAGGAACAGGTAGATAAAGTAGAGGGCAACGGACGCCGCAATCACGTAAACCAGCACGCTGGCTACCGCAACCGGGTTAATCACAATCACACCCTGCGCGATCAGCGTAACGATAACCGCCACACCCACAGCCAGCGCCAGCAACCATGCGCCTACGCCGTTTCTTTTCACCACCGGGCTGTTCCAGGTCGAGTCCAGCCCCACTTCGCTGTCATAGCGTTTCATTGCCGGAACGGCAAACACGCGGAAGATGATCAGGGCAACCAGCATCCCGATGCCACCAATGCCGAAGCCCCAGTGCCAGCCGTGAGATTTAATCAGCCAGCCGGAAATCAGCGGCGCGATAAACGAGCCCATGTTGATGCCCATGTAGAACAGCGAGAAACCGCCGTCACGACGCGCATCGCCTTTTTTGTACAGCGTCCCCACCATGACCGAGATACAGGTCTTAAACAGACCAGAACCGAGCACGATGAACATCAGGCCGATAAAGAACAGGTTATCGCCCATGATGGCCGAGAGCGCAATCGACAGGTGGCCGAGCGCAATCAGGATGGATCCGTACCAGACGGCTTTCTGCTGGCCGAGCCAGTTATCCGCCAGCCAGCCACCCGGCAGTGCGGCCAGGTACATGGTGCCGGCAAAGATGCCCACAATTGCCGACGCGTTTTCACGTGCCAGCCCCATCCCGCCGTCATACACGGTGGCGGCCATAAACAGGATCAGTAATGGGCGAATGCCGTAAAACGAGAAACGTTCCCACATCTCGGTAAAGAACAGCGAACCGAGCGGATAAGGGTGGCCGAAGAACGTTCGGCTTTCTTTTTGATTAACAGAGGATTGCATAATTCTCCCAGGAAGGTATGTGTCGTGCTTGTAAACACCAGCATGTACGCCGGCCAGTTACGTATCTGACCGATTTTTTACATGCGGCGAAAAGTTAGTTAACCATTTGATAACCAGTCGCTAGTTTTGTCTAGTACCGGACCCTGGACTTTAAGATGAAAATTCGATGATTGTCTACTTTCTTAGATTTAAACTTGGTTAAAAGTGAATAGTGATTGACATCACACAGAGAGGACTGGCGGTATGAGCGGGCGAAAAAAAGCCCGCGATCAACGCGGGCTTCAGAAAGAACGGCAAAGCTTATTTGCTTTTCTTAATGTGTTTAATTAAACGCTTACGCTTACGCATCTGGTTTGGCGTCAGGGTATTGCGCTTGTTGGCGAACGGGTTCTCCCCTTCCTTGAACTGGATACGGATTGGCGTGCCCATTACGTCCAGTGATTTACGGAAGTAGTTCATCAGATAGCGCTTGTAGGAATCCGGCAGGTCTTTAACCTGGTTGCCGTGAATCACCACGATTGGTGGGTTATAACCCCCGGCGTGAGCATATTTCAGCTTCACGCGACGACCACGCACCAGCGGCGGCTGATGGTCTTCTGCTGCCATGTTCATGATACGGGTCAGCATGGCGGTGCTCTGACGACGGGTGGAGCTGTCGTACGCTTCACGCACGGACTCAAACAGATTACCTACACCGCTGCCGTGTAACGCAGAGATAAAGTGCACGCGAGCAAAGTCGATAAAGCCCAGACGGAAGTCGAGCGTCTCTTTCACCTGCTCTCTCACCTCATTACTCAGGCCATCCCATTTGTTGACCACGATAACGAGTGAGCGCCCACTATTCAGAATGAAGCCGAGCAGAGAAAGGTCCTGATCGGAGATACCTTCGCGTGCATCGATGACCAGCATGACCACGTTGGCATCTTCAATCGCCTGCAGGGTTTTGATAACGGAGAATTTTTCCACCACATCGGTGATTTTCCCTCGCTTACGTACGCCTGCGGTATCAATGAGCACATACTCACGCTCATCGCGCTGCATCGGGATATAAATACTGTCGCGGGTGGTGCCCGGCATGTCGTAAACGACCACACGCTCTTCGCCGAGGATACGGTTAGTAAGTGTAGACTTACCTACGTTTGGACGGCCCACGATAGCCAGTTTGATCGGCAGATCCTGCGGGTTGAAGTCGTCTTCAGGCTCTTCCTCGCCCGCTTCGCCGTCTTCGAACTGCGCCCAATATTCGGCGTCTTCATCGATCTCTTCCGGCGGGTTAACTTCATCAACCCACGGCAGCAGAACGGTTTCCAGCAGGCTGGTCACGCCACGGCCATGAGATGCCGCAATCGGGTAGATTTCGCCCAGACCTAAGGACCAGAAATCCGCAACCGCCTGGTCTGCATCAATACCGTCAGTTTTGTTCGCCACCAGGAAAGTGGGTTTTTCACGCGAGCGCAGATGTTTCGCAATAGCGGAGTCCGCCGGCATCAGGCCTGCGCGAGCGTCCACCATAAACAGAACCACGTCAGCTTCTTCAATCGCCAGCAGCGACTGTTCCGCCATGCGGGTTTCAACACCATCTTCTGTCCCGTCAATACCACCGGTATCAATACAGATGAACTCGCGTCCTTCTACTTCTGCACGACCGTACTTACGGTCACGCGTCAGCCCCGGGAAATCCGCAACCAGCGCATCACGGGTGCGTGTTAAACGGTTAAAAAGAGTGGATTTTCCAACGTTAGGGCGCCCGACAAGCGCGACCACAGGTACCATGTTTGAAGCCTCATAAAATTCAAATAAACGTCGCATTTGCGGCGTTTTTAAAAATGTCAAAACGGCTCCTGAGTGAACAGGAGCCGTTTAGTATACTACAACCGCTGGGTAATTAACGCGTGATCGCGTACAGCGTGCCGTCTTTTGCCTGAATCAGCAGTTTGCCGTCAGCCACGACCGGTTCCGTCAGGAAACCTGAGCTGTCGACTTTTTGCTGAGCAACAAAACGACCGTTGTCCGGGTCAATCCAGTGCATATACCCTTCGCTATCACCCACCACCAGGCTACCGTTATACAGTGCTGGTGCGGTCAGCAGACGGTGCAGCAGATCGCTTTGCGTCCACAGCGTAACACCACCTTCGGTGCTGAGCGCCAGCAGACGGTCGTTCTGATCGACCATATAGATACGGTTGCCATCAACCACGAAATCATTTACCGAACCCAGTTCACGTTTCCACATGACCTGGCCGCTGCGCAGATCCAGCGCGGTCAGGTTACCGTTATAGGCCAGTGCGTAAACCACACCGTCAACGATAACCGGGGTCGTGTCGACATCGCTCAGACGATCGATTTCCGTTGAGCCTGTCGCCTGAGAAATACGCTGCTGCCAGATCATCTGGCCTTGCTGCATCAGTACCGCGCTTACACGACCGTTGTCACCGCCAACAATGGCGGCACCAAAGGCGGTAGCCGGCGCAGATTCACCGCGCAGGGACAAGGAAGGCATATCCAGGTTCACGGTCCATTTCACCAGACCATCGGCTTCGTTCAGCGCCTGCAGCTGGCCGTTGCTGGTGTGGATCAGTACCATGCCGTCGCTCACGACCGGACGAGATAGAGACTCACCGGCCACGGAGGTTTGCCATGCAACAGAACCATCGCTGGTGCTGAGAGCATAGACCTGGGCTTTTTCGCTACCCACGTACACATGCCCACCGGCAACGGTCAGACCGCCAGAAAGCAGTGCCGGTTTACGAGAGAACCAGCCGTCTTTTTCCGCCAGGTTAACCGACCACACTTCTTTCCCGTCATCGGCATTAACCGCCTTCACGGTACCTTTGCGGTCAGCCGCATAGATAACGCTGTCGGCAAAAGCCGGGTGCAGGTTGGAATAAAAATCACCAATACCATCGCCCACGGAGGTGCTCCACGCGGTGGACGGGGTAAACTGGTTTTCAACAGTCGGCAGTGGGGACATTTTCACAACGTCTTCTTCGCCACTGAACAGTGAACAGCCACTCAATAACGTAACAGAAAGCAGTCCTGGCAGAAGTAATTTACGCAATTGCATCGGGTCCCTCTCAGACGGACAAATTATTTATTTTCATCTGCATCATTTCGCTCAGCGCAGGTGAAGCTTTGCTCTCTACGCCAGCTTGCCACGCTTTACGCGCGCCCGCTTTGTCACCTTTACTCAGCAGTGCTTCACCGCGCAGATCGGCAACAATGGCAGCAAAACCTTCGCCTTTGATGGTATCGAGCGTTTTCAGCGCATCGTCAGCTTTTTTCTGCTGAACCTGAATACGAGCCAGGCGCAGATTGATTACCGCTTTCAGATTTTCATCACTGGCGGCGGTTAGCCCTTGTGACAGCAGGCTAGCGGCTTTATCCAGTTCGTTCTTATCAACGTACTGCTGCGCCACTTCCAGTGCGGCCAGCGCACCGTAGGTGTTTTTGTTGTCAGCGGCAAATTTCTCTGCCGCCGTCAGCGTTTGCGGCTGATCGGCACGGATTGCGCTAACGGTATTTTCATATGACAGCGACGCGTCACGCGCGGAGTCCGCCTGATGACTGTTCCAGTAACGCCAGCCTACCAGCGCACCGACACCTAAAATAACCCCAACAACCAGCGCCTTGCCGTTTTCGACAAAGAAGCGTTTAATCGCGTCGACCTGATCGTGTTCGTTCTCGTAAATTTCCACGCAGTCCTTCTCCTTAGCCCAATAGAGTGCGCAAGTGCGCCGCAACGCCGTCCTGCGTTACCGTTGTCTGCTCACCAGAGCGCAGGTCTTTCACAACCACTTCGCCGTTAGCCACTTCGGACTCGCCCAGCACCAGTGCAATACTTGCGCCCCATTTATCGGCTCGAGCAAACTGTTTTTTGAAGTTGCCGCCGCCATGGTTGGTCATCAGCTTCACGTCCGGCAGTGCATCACGCACACGTTCCGCAAGCTGCATTGCCGCAGGCTGCGTTTCCGCGCCTGAGGCTACCAGGTATATATCGACAACGGAATCTGCTTTAAATTCCGGATTAACTGCCTGAACCAGCAAAACAAGTCGCTCAAGACCCATGGCGAAGCCAACGCCAGGGGCTGGACGACCACCAAGCTGCTCAACCAGACCGTCATAACGACCGCCGGCACACACGGTGCCCTGGGAACCGAGGCTGGATGTCACCCACTCGAACACGGTGCGGTTGTAGTAGTCCAGACCGCGCACCAGACGCTGGTTCACGGTATAAGCAATGCCCGCGGCTTCCAGCAGTTTGCACAGACCCGCAAAGTGCTCACGTGACGCTTCGTCCAGGTAGTCGCCCAATGCAGGTGCATCGTTCAACAGCGCCTGTACGTCAGGGTTTTTGGAATCCAGCACACGCAGTGGGTTGCTGTACATACGACGTTTGCAGTCTTCGTCCAGCTTCTCTTTGTGCTGCTCCAGGAACGCAACCAGTGCGTCACGGTAGTTCGCGCGTGCTTCCAGAGAACCGATGGAGTTCAGTTCCAGTGAGACATGCTCAGCAATGCCGAGCGCACGCCACCAGCGGGCAGTCAACATAATCAGTTCGGCGTCAATGTCCGGGCCCTGCAGGCCAAAGACTTCCACACCCAGCTGGTTGAACTGGCGATAACGACCTTTCTGTGGACGTTCGTGGCGGAACATCGGGCCGATATACCACAGGCGCTGCTCCTGATTGTACAGGAGACCATGTTCGATGCCGGCGCGTACGCAGCCCGCCGTACCTTCCGGACGCAGTGTCAGGCTGTCGCCGTTGCGGTCCTCAAAGGTGTACATCTCTTTTTCAACCACGTCGGTCACTTCGCCGATCGCGCGTTTGAATAACGGGGTCTGCTCTACAATCGGCAAACGGATTTCGCTGTAACCGTAGCTGCCGAGCACCTGTTTGAGTATGCCTTCAATGCGCTGCCAGATGGCGGTTTCGCCAGGCAGATAATCGTTCATGCCGCGGATGGCTTGAATGTTTTTTGCCACGTTTATTCTCTTTCTATATACAAAAAAGAACCCAAAGAATGGGTTCAATCATACATGGGAAGCGCCACGCTTCCCATCACGTTATTTTTCAACCTGCTGAATGCTGATGCGCTGCGCTTCATCCATCATTGTTGCTTTGGCACGGATGCGGGCTTCAAGCTGGTCGATCATATCACTATTATCCAGACGATCTTTACGCACGCCATCTTCATAGAGACCACTTTTCTTGTTACCGCCGGTGACGCCGAGCGTTGACACCAGGGCTTCACCCGGACCGTTCACCACGCACCCGATGATGGAGACGTCCATCGGGGTGATGATATCTTCCAGACGTTGCTCAAGCGCATTCACCGTGCCAATCACGTCAAATTCCTGACGTGAACAGGTTGGGCAGGCAATGAAGTTGATCCCACGTGCGCGGATACGCAGTGATTTGAGGATATCGAAACCGACTTTGATCTCTTCTACCGGATCGGCCGCCAGCGAAACGCGCAGGGTGTCACCGATCCCTTCCGAGAGCAGTAGCCCCAGACCGATCGCCGATTTAACGGAACCACTACGAAGGCCACCGGCTTCCGTAATCCCGAGGTGCAAAGGCTGATCGATCTGTTTTGCCAGCAGGCGATAAGACTCTACTGCCAGGAACACATCTGAGGCTTTTACGCTGACTTTGAACTGATCGAAGTTCAGACGATCAAGATGATCGACGTGACGCATCGCGGATTCAAGCAGCGCCTGCGGCGTTGGCTCACCGTATTTTTCCTGCAGATCTTTTTCCAGGGAACCGGCGTTGACGCCGATACGGATAGGAATATTTTTATCGCGGGCGCAATCCACCACCATGCGGATACGCTCTTCGTTACCGATGTTGCCCGGGTTAATACGCAGGCAGTCGACGCCATATTCAGCAACTTTCAGCGCAATGCGGTAATCGAAGTGGATATCAGCAACCAGCGGAACGCTGACCTGCTGTTTGATCAGTTTGAACGCCTCAGCGGCATCCATTGTCGGCACGGAGACGCGAACAATGTCCGCGCCTACACGTTCTAACGCTTTGATCTGATTGACCGTCGCTTCCACGTCTGTGGTACGCGTGTTGGTCATCGACTGGACGGCGATAGGAGCCCCATCGCCGATTGGCACATTACCAACGTAAATCCGTTTCGATTTTCTACGTTGAATCGGAGCCTGGTTATGCATGAAAAATCTCCCGCGTTGCCCGTCTGTTACTGTGCTGCTGATTGTTCGGCATTAACGGTAAGACGCGCAACCTGGTTAGTTCTGATAAAGCGGCTCAGGTCGACAGGTTTTCCTTGATACTGGATCTGTACTGCTGCCGGAGCGCCGATTTTAAGTTTATACGGTGCCTGGCCAGTTAGGTTTAACGTGCCATCTTTACGCTGCAGACCACTGAACAGTTTTTTACCTGTTGCATCGGTCACTTCCAGCCAGCAGTCAGCAGAGAAGTTCATCACCAGCGCATTTGGGTCCGCCGCCGGCGCAGCCGTTCCGGCCGGGTTGGTTGGCAGTGACGCAGCACCGTTGTCCGCAGGCTGAGTGGCCGCTGGCGCGTTGGTCGCGGTATCCACGTTTGCCTGAGAAGGGGCAACCACCGCGTTTGGATCCTGAGCCTGAGGCGCAGGGGTATTAGCCGTTGCGGCGGGTGCCTGCCCGGCATCGGTTGCAGGCGCATCGGTCGCGGCAGTCTGCGGCTCGCTGGAGGTGGCAGCACCTTCGGTATTCAGCGGCACGCTCTGAGCGTTGTCATTGCCGGACTGATTGAGCTCGGCGGAGGATTGATCGGCCATGGTGGTGATCTCTTCCTGCTGCGCCTTGTGGTTTTGCCACCACCATGCGCCCGTCAGGCCGATCACCACAAACAGCACCAGCCAGGTAAAGCTCATCAGCCAGCCATCACGTTTTTTACGACGTTTTCCCAGGGAGAAGGTCTGCATCGGCGCAACTTTTGCTGCGCGGACCGGTGCCTGCTTCTCCATCATTGGCAGTAATTCTTCTTCAGGGATATGCACCAGTTTTGCATAAGAGCGGATGTAACCACGCAGAAATGTTGAAGCCAGATCGGCCGGAGCCTTATCTTCTTCAATATCGCGAACCGTGGAAA from Enterobacter ludwigii includes the following:
- a CDS encoding oxidoreductase; its protein translation is MLLGFVGLGAVVETAYLPALHNLYGDSLHCLGFDVQPGRHPEGVTRCASLTELLSHPLDTLFITTVSLQHLEVLEYALASPVARIVVEKPIVATLSQLEKLNRLLALPGAASRVLALDHWMARLATVQLGLIGTFADIARIDGFLQEPSGFNAKGEPVALNFATGEVDTRTLRHPDGVILDIGTHVLAMLRETVRYLGGGDDMTLQVVAATDRLGREIKQGDLTTAEGSAHLRGQLSGIPVEIWLNKYAGPSGGQKGLRLYLHDGRVISHDRHGAEDVLVLTDGDRVQRWHIPGTIYTHCLAERILGQKSLFECDPEEVSRTTRRRMAEVELLLTLQQQLRGPH
- a CDS encoding peptide MFS transporter, with translation MQSSVNQKESRTFFGHPYPLGSLFFTEMWERFSFYGIRPLLILFMAATVYDGGMGLARENASAIVGIFAGTMYLAALPGGWLADNWLGQQKAVWYGSILIALGHLSIALSAIMGDNLFFIGLMFIVLGSGLFKTCISVMVGTLYKKGDARRDGGFSLFYMGINMGSFIAPLISGWLIKSHGWHWGFGIGGIGMLVALIIFRVFAVPAMKRYDSEVGLDSTWNSPVVKRNGVGAWLLALAVGVAVIVTLIAQGVIVINPVAVASVLVYVIAASVALYFIYLFLFAGLNRKERARLLVCFILLVSAAFFWSAFEQKPTSFNLFANDYTNRMIGGFEIPAVWFQSINALFIILLAPVFSWAWPKLASMNIRPSSITKFVIGILCAAAGFGLMMLAAQNVLNNGGAGVSPFWLVGSILMLTLGELCLSPIGLATMTLLAPERMRGQMMGLWFCASALGNLAAGLIGGHVKADQLDMLPDLFARCSIALLICAAVLIVLIVPVRRMLENAQTKPAANA
- the der gene encoding ribosome biogenesis GTPase Der, translated to MVPVVALVGRPNVGKSTLFNRLTRTRDALVADFPGLTRDRKYGRAEVEGREFICIDTGGIDGTEDGVETRMAEQSLLAIEEADVVLFMVDARAGLMPADSAIAKHLRSREKPTFLVANKTDGIDADQAVADFWSLGLGEIYPIAASHGRGVTSLLETVLLPWVDEVNPPEEIDEDAEYWAQFEDGEAGEEEPEDDFNPQDLPIKLAIVGRPNVGKSTLTNRILGEERVVVYDMPGTTRDSIYIPMQRDEREYVLIDTAGVRKRGKITDVVEKFSVIKTLQAIEDANVVMLVIDAREGISDQDLSLLGFILNSGRSLVIVVNKWDGLSNEVREQVKETLDFRLGFIDFARVHFISALHGSGVGNLFESVREAYDSSTRRQSTAMLTRIMNMAAEDHQPPLVRGRRVKLKYAHAGGYNPPIVVIHGNQVKDLPDSYKRYLMNYFRKSLDVMGTPIRIQFKEGENPFANKRNTLTPNQMRKRKRLIKHIKKSK
- a CDS encoding zinc ribbon domain-containing protein encodes the protein MSITCPDCHAELEVQNGVAHCEHCDKDIALEARCPECHQPLQVLKACGAVDYFCQNGHGLISKKRVEFVPAEA
- a CDS encoding M4 family metallopeptidase, coding for MSYLHSVIPPYILRRIIESGSEPQQRCARQTLTHVQTLMAHMPGKPAAPHVNKAGQLERDIYDARQTQELPGTQVRYEGQPSNGDVAVDEAYNYLGVTHDFFWKMYQRDSLDNKGLILTGTVHYGREYQNAFWNGQQMVFGDGDGEIFNRFTIAIDVVAHELSHGVTETEAGLIYFEQSGALNESLSDVFGSLVKQYHLKQTADEADWLIGEGLLADGINGKGLRSMSAPGTAYDDPLLGKDPQPGHMKDFIKTREDNGGVHLNSGIPNRAFYLAAKAIGGHAWEKAGYAWYDTVCDRHLAQDADFEAFAKLTVAHGEKRSGGDVAAAIKQAWEQVGVL
- the xseA gene encoding exodeoxyribonuclease VII large subunit, which produces MLSTQSPSIFTVSRLNQTVRLLLEQEMGQVWISGEISNFTQPSSGHWYFTLKDDTAQVRCAMFRNSNRRVTFRPQHGQQVLVRANITLYEPRGDYQIIVESMQPAGEGVLQQKYEQLKDKLSQEGLFDQQFKKPLPSPAHCVGVITSKTGAALHDILHVLKRRDPSLPVIIYPTAVQGDDAPGQIVRAIELANARQECDVLIVGRGGGSLEDLWSFNDERVARAIFASQIPVVSAVGHETDVTIADFVADLRAPTPSAAAEVVSRNQLELLRQLQNGRQRLEMAMDYFLANRSRRFTQLHHRLQQQHPQLRLARQQTVLERLRQRMNVALDIQLKRAVSRQQRITQRLNQQNPQPKIYRAQTRIQQLEYRLADTIRARLSTTRERFGNAVTHLEAVSPLSTLARGYSVTTATDGKVLKQTKQVKAGDVLTTRLSDGWVESEVKEIKPVKKTRQRKTG
- a CDS encoding protealysin inhibitor emfourin, whose protein sequence is MQVPELTDDAVVELAREGGVAFIPKLSGQRTITLSSLNEAQRQRVVNILEQAFPRGQPPGEPTSPGSGDQRYFRIQIIWTQHNQAQYTDMIVLVPEQEAPESLVELWQKGEGCVCD